AGCATAGGAAAAGCATCCTGAGTTAAAGCCTGCTGTTACATGCTTGAGAAATCAGAGCACACGTTGTCGTTGATACAGTGATACTCAAAGGCTTGCTGCCAACTGAGTTCCGTGGGAGGGTGTTTCTAGAGCCAGCACAGAGGTAGGGAACTCCTGCCCTTTAGAGTAGTGTATTTCTTGTGGGTGGACAAGGGGCTGCCCCAAGGTCCTGAAACTTCCCTAATTGGTCTCTGGGACCGGGCGTGGCTGACAATCAGGCTGGATTCTGGCTTAAGGCCAGAGTAGGATAGAAGGACACTCTAgaatgggaacagaggcagggcTTCTGTCTTGCTacaacagtggctctcaacctgtgggttgtgacccgaTTCAGGGTCCAacgactctttcacaggggttgcatatcagatatttacattacaattcataacagtagcaaaatgacctttatgaagtagcaatgaagattttatggttgtggttatcacaacatgaagaactgtattaaagggtcacagcattaggaaggttgcaCTGCATTCGAGACTCCAAAAGAGTTATACACAATtctaggctgatttttttttttgaaaactaacCAACCCATCAAAGACTCTATGGATGTATAATTAAATAACAGAACGATGGAGtgtagctatttttaaaaaataagttgtaaTATCATCAGCCTTAAGATTCCGAGAAGTCAGTGTTCTACATGCAGTCCCAAACTcccacagttttttttaaaaaaaaaaaaaaaggagtcttATCTCTGGGCCTGAAAATGCAGCTTAGGGGtggaatacttgcctagcatgcagaatTAGAACTCAACTGCTGCCAACCTGCCCTGCCCAATACCGTCactcaaagaaaatattcataatCCTCTAGTAGCatctgtctgtgtttgtctgaAACTTTTCATTGAAGCAAAGCAGCGCCATTGTTGGACCATTTAACCCTGTGTTGACCCTGCTCTCCTTTCTCTATCCAGGATCCAACAGTAAAGGAAGAAGTTTAATTGGCAGATTGAACACCCCCCCTCCAGACTCTGGGAAAGGGGTTACAATAGTAGAACCTGGCTTTTCCATCGATGATTTCTCTACATCCATCCTCACTGGGAAGCTGACTACTGTCTTTCTTCCGGTCATCTACACCACTGTATTTGTGATTGGTTTGCCCAGCAATGGCATGGCCCTCTGGGTCTTCCTTTTCCGGACCAAGAAGAAACACCCTGCTGTGATTTACATGGCCAATCTGGCCCTGGCCGACCTCCTCTCTGTCATCTGGTTCCCCCTCAAGATTGCCTACCACCTGCATGGCAACAACTGGACTTATGGGGATGCCCTTTGCAAGGTGCTGATTGGCTTTTTCTATGGCAACATGTACTGCTCCATCCTCTTCATGACCTGCCTCAGCGTGCAGAGGTACTGGGTGATTGTGAACCCCATGGGACACTCCAGGAAGAGGGCACACATTGCCGTTGGTCTCTCCCTGGCGATCTGGCTCCTGATCTTTCTGGTCACCATCCCCTTGTATGTCATGGACCAGACCGTCTATATTCCAGCCCTGAACGTCACCACCTGCCATGATGTGCTACCCGAGGAGGTATTGGTGGGGGACATGTTCAATTACTTCCTCTCCCTGGCCATTGGAGTCTTTCTGTTCCCAGCCTTACTTACTGCCTCTGCATATGTACTCATGATCAAAACCCTCCGTTCTTCCGCCATGGACGAGCACTCAGAGAAGAAAAGGCGGAGGGCTGTCCGACTCATCATCACTGTCCTGGCCATGTACTTCATCTGCTTCGCTCCTAGCAACCTCCTGCTGGTCGTGCACTATTTTCTCATTAAAAGCCGGGGCCAGAGCCACGTCTACGCCCTCTACCTGGTCGCCCTCTGCCTGTCGACCCTCAACAGCTGCATCGACCCCTTTGTCTACTACTTTGTTTCCCAAGACTTCAGGGATCAGGCTAAAAATGCGCTCCTCTGTCGAAGCGTCCGCACCGTCAACCGCATGCAAGTCTCCCTCACCTCCAGCAAGTTCTCTAGGAAATCCAGCTCTTACGCTTCTAGTTCAACCAGCGTTAAAACCTCCTATTGAACGGTACCCGAGGATGGCGAGCCTGCTTCATGGTGCGTGTGCGAGGGGCGGGGATGCCGTGACATGGGGCTGTCATTTTCTAACCAAGCTGGTCTCAGAACTGACCACAAGCATGGGTGCCAGTATCAGAATTCTGCTCCTCTGATGTCCCGGAAACTCAGCGACCCTAGAGAAACCTACTTTGTGGGAGTgatgagaaggcagaaatccAGCCACACGCAGGAGTTAACACCCGACAAGACTAAGTTTCTAGCTGAAACAATTTCTTCTCCATCTGGGGCGCGTCACCGCCTTGTCAGGGCCCGAGGCCCTCATACACCTCCAGGCTGGTTGACTGACTTTTCCCGCGCAATGCGGAGACTGTGACTGAGTTCAAACCCGCAACAGAGAGCTTGCTCTGGACAGTAGAATCCAGATGTCCAGTGGTTCATCAGAGCCCCTGGGGATCTTGTTCAGCGTGCAGGTCCCTCAGCTTCAGTAACCAGAGCTCAGATACGAGGGGGCTGCCATGATATCTACAAACCTCAGTGATGTCTACCTGCACAGAACCATGGAGTCGAGTGCTGCTTCTGCTCACCAGGGCAGtgatgtttgaaaagaaaaaccaatattTGCCTGTTGGTTTATTGGGATTTTCAGTTCCTTTATTATTCCTTTGTAGGTTTGTCTATCTTATTACTCAAGAAAAAGAGAATGAGGATCttaaacatgtaaataaaaattttgtataattttttttacttacatCATTGTGGGTAATGGAATATTTTACCAACTGCAAATAACATTTACCTCGTAGTATTTTTTtaagtcactttttaaaattgtatcatGCGAACAATTTTCATGATAAGGCATCATCATAGCCTCGGTTCCTCTCCTGCTCAATCGTGttccctcccccacacacctCCTTTTCCCTCCAGCCAACCCCACTCCACCCGCTACTGTCTCCCCCATTTGCTTTCAGGTAccatttagtattttttaaaaaaactattgttGTAATATTTAATGTCTGTTTTGGCCACTTGTTATCAAATATGGATTAAAGTCTGAAGATCTGCCTGGAGAAGAGCGCAGACAAGAGACGACAACCACTGCAGCGGTACATGACTCCCGACTTACTCTATGGACTGGTTGTGTTTgtggctttaaaaattattttgttgtatgACTGATTTATAAAGAATACatggacttttttttattaaaaaaaaaaaccaaacttttcagctgtgtgtttatttgtgtgaggAGGGataaggagaagaaggggaggtcCTGCCATTCTAGACATGGTATAATGctcaaagcacacacatatacaaacaccttttcttaattaattaattaatttactttttacagctgttcttttgagaaagggtttctctgtgtagccctggctgtcctagaactcactccgtaggccaggtcacctgcctctgcctcccaatgccgGGATTAAAAGCCGTCACCACCCACATATTTTTAAACGCATCCCTTGGGGTCTAAACCTGGCctcacactctttttttaaataaacataaaaatgtagCTCATGTTGCTCTAAATGCTGACTTTTCATTTGTTAGTGTGCTTTAATTTTGTGCCATGTAATTCTACAACTTGGCCTCCATTTTTAAAGGTTATAGGCCCTTTAATAGTCCAGATATATCACAATGTATATCGTCATTTCCCTACTGGCTGGCCCCTTGAATTATGCTAGCccgtgttatttttttttctttttgactattTCAACATTATTACACTTTACATCTGTGTAGAGATATTATTGAGATTCACTTTACTGTTATCGAGACTCTGTTTCACTATATagacctggaacttgcttatg
Above is a window of Microtus pennsylvanicus isolate mMicPen1 chromosome 6, mMicPen1.hap1, whole genome shotgun sequence DNA encoding:
- the F2rl1 gene encoding proteinase-activated receptor 2, producing MRRLSLAWLLGGVSLLAASVSCNRTFQGSNSKGRSLIGRLNTPPPDSGKGVTIVEPGFSIDDFSTSILTGKLTTVFLPVIYTTVFVIGLPSNGMALWVFLFRTKKKHPAVIYMANLALADLLSVIWFPLKIAYHLHGNNWTYGDALCKVLIGFFYGNMYCSILFMTCLSVQRYWVIVNPMGHSRKRAHIAVGLSLAIWLLIFLVTIPLYVMDQTVYIPALNVTTCHDVLPEEVLVGDMFNYFLSLAIGVFLFPALLTASAYVLMIKTLRSSAMDEHSEKKRRRAVRLIITVLAMYFICFAPSNLLLVVHYFLIKSRGQSHVYALYLVALCLSTLNSCIDPFVYYFVSQDFRDQAKNALLCRSVRTVNRMQVSLTSSKFSRKSSSYASSSTSVKTSY